CGATCCAAGCGTGCCAGTGTTATTCCTTGAGACAGGTAAGCACTTTCCCGAAACGCTTGCCTATCGCGATGATCTGACAGAACGTCTGGGCCTGACCAATCTCATCAATCTGTATCCTGATGTAGAAGAGCTTCAGGCCAAAGATGAAACAGGCCTGCGCTGGTCATATGACCCGGATGGGTGCTGCGAGATCCGCAAAGTAAAGCCACTGGGAAAGGCGCTCGCGAATTATGACGCAAGCTTCACTGGGCGAAAAGCGTTCCAGTCATCGACCCGCGCCAATCTGCCACGCTTCGAGATTGACACCTCGGATGCGCAAGGCCGCTTGAAGATCAATCCGCTGATCGATTGGGATGCGAGCAAGATCGCCGCCTATTTCGTGATGCACGATCTGCCGCAGCACCCGTTGGTATCAAAGGGGTTCCCGTCGATCGGCTGCAGTCCTTGCACGCACAAGGTCGCCCCGGGTGAAGATCCGCGTTCAGGCCGCTGGAAAGGCTGGGACAAGACGGAATGCGGCATTCACACGCCGCTCACCGAAGATGGCGAGCTGCCGCCGGGCTACGAGCCGTTCTTGTGAGTTTGCGGGGCGCCAAAGGCGACGCCCCGCTTAACATTATTCGGTAGCTTCTTCGACGACGCGCTCAACAGTTGCGGTTTCGCCGCTCTCGCGATCCTTCGAAACCCACACACCGTTTTCATCGATCATTTCGTCGTTGCAGTCTTCCTCTGCACCTTCTTCATCAGAAGTTGTGCAATAGACATCAGGCGAAGGTTGAGACCACGTACCGGATTCGGTGCTGCCATCTGCCATCGTCGCCGTGTAGGTCCCATCTTCGCGGACTTCCTCCATGATGACATCGCCATTAGCGAGCGTCACACGATAAGTTGCAGGTGTTGGCAATCCGTCAGCAGCAATCGGACCTGTTTCAGCTACCTCTTCAGTCGCTTCCTCTTCTGTCGCGGTTTCTGGCTGTGCGCATGCAGCCAATGCTGCAACCGCGGCGAGAGCGATAAACTTCTTCATGAAATCCCCCTTCGTGACTCAATTGGCGGGCAATACCGCCATCGTGATTCGCGATCCCGCGCGCAGCTTATGACGAAATGGATGGGACTCCAAGCTAATGGCTAAAGCCAGCCTTCGCGGCGATACCAGTCAGCAGTCTCTTTGAAGCCTTGACGACCGGCGATCTGCGGTTGCCAAACACTATTCGGGACCTTCCGGTCCATTCGCGCCACCCAATTCGGGTGGCACATATAGCTTACGCGATCCTGCGTGATTTTGGCTTTGGAACCGCGAAACAGTTTATCGAGGCTCGCCGCCCCTTGCAAAATCGCGCGTGGCAGATGCGGCGCGACCACGCGTCTGCCAACAGATGCTCCGATGGCCTTCGCCATTTCCTTGTGGCTCCAGCCACCTTCACGTCCATCGTCCGGCTCGAACACCTTCTTGCGTACCAGCGCTGGCTGCGCGTCTACCAGATCTAGCAAAAGTCGGGCTAGATCAGCCACATGGATAATCGAAGTCGCACCACCCGGCGGCAAAGGAACAAATCCCATGCACGCAGTCCGGAATAGCTCGAACATGTCGCCGTCACGTGGTCCATAAACCGCAGGTGGGCGGACTATCGTCCAATCGAGACCACTTGTCCTGACCAGCTCTTCTGCTGCAGCCTTTGATGCACCATAGGCGGACAGTTCGGGCTTTCGAGCCGAAAGTGAGGATACAAATACAAACCGCTTCACGCCGTTCTGCTTGGCCGCAGAGATAACATTCTCCGTGCCCGCGACGTTGGCCGCCTCAAACTCCTCCAGATCGGGTGTATTGGTAAGGCCCGCGATATGGATTACCGCCCTGGTCCCAGCAACCAGATGGCCAAGTGCGTGGGCGTTGGAGAGATCGCCCATTACCCATTCAACGCGCGTATGACGATGATCTGTAGCACGGCGAACAAGCACATTGACCGGCTGATTACGGTGCATTGTCTCATCGAGCACCGCCTGCCCGACGAAGCCGGTTCCCCCTGTGATAGCGATAGGCACTTCGCCGCTCACAACAGCACCATGTGGTCACGGTGGACGACGGCGGCGCGCGGTGCATAACCCAAAGTCTTGGCCTGAAAGTCCTCGCGCATGCCGGCGATCCTGCGGCAAACCACCGAATCGTATTCGACCAGCCCCTTAGCAATAGCTTTACCGTCCGGGTCGTGCACTTCCACCAGCGATCCGCGCTCAAACGAACCGTCAACCGCTGTAACGCCTACAGCTAGAACACTTGCTCCGTCGTTGAGCAAAGCCTTTGCGCAACCGGCATCGACCGTTAGCACACCCTCTGACGTCAGGCGTCCACCCAACCAGGCCTTACGCGCGGTATCGCTGCGCTGAGGGATGAAAACGGTGCCGTGGTCCGAGCTAACGGCAGTGGCAATCGGTGCAGGCTGCGTTCCATCGATTATCGCAAGCGTGATCCCGGCACGCTCCGCAATTTGTGCAGCCTGCAATTTTGAAACCATTCCGCCTGACCCCATGCCTGAGGACGATTCTCCGCTCGCCATAGCCAGGATTTCAGGTGTGATCCCGTTCACGCGCCCAATGAACTGCGCACCAGCCTGTTTGGGGTGGCGGTCATAAAGACCATCCACATCAGACAGCAACAGCACTCCATCAGCGTCCGCCGCTTGCGCGACGCGCGCTGCCAAACGGTCATTGTCGCCAAATCGTATTTCTTCGGTTGCGACGCTGTCATTCTCGTTGATGACCGGCACCGCGCCGGTCTGTAGCAGTCGCGCAAGCGTGGCAGATGCGTTGAGATAGCGTCGCCGGTCTTCCAGGTCACTGAGTGACAGCAGCATTTGCGCGGCAGTAAGACCGAATTGATTGAACTTCTCTGCCCACAATCCTGAAAGCGCAATTTGACCCACGGACGCTGCAGCCTGGGCATCGGCGAGATTGGCGCGTCCACCGCCCGGCAGTTTCAACTTCGCTGCGCCAAGTGCGATCGCGCCAGAGCTAACCACAACAATTTCGATGCCTTGCGCGCGCAGGTTCACCAGATCCTGAACCAGTTTACCGAGCCACGCCTCGCGCGGTTCACCACCGTCAATCAGCAAAGCACTGCCAATCTTCACCACCAGGCGGCGGCAGGATGTCAGCTCACTAAGCGAAGTGAACGACATTAGATCAAATGGGCGACCATTCGCCGCCCTCCTCTTCCTCAATATCTTCGACCTCATGACCCTTGGTCTCGGTCGATGTACGTTCAGGCAGATATCCAAGCACTGCATCCATCAGCGCGTCGATACCTTCGCCCGTGGCGCCGGAGATTGGGAATACATCGTCCGCCCCCGCCGACCTGAGTTCCTTCGCGAATTCAGCCGCCAATTCAGAATCGGCGAGATCAAGTTTGTTTAGCGCAACCAGACGCGGCTTGTCCTCCAGCCCGCCTCCATAGGCTGCGAGTTCATCCTCGACCACGCGCATGGCCTCAACCGGGTCCTGCGCGCCTTGGCCGGTGATATCGATCAAATGAATTAGCACCCGACAACGTTCGATATGACCTAGGAACCGATCGCCAATGCCTGCACCTTCAGCCGCGCCTTCGATCAGGCCAGGAATATCCGCCAAGACAAACTCGCGCCCCTTATGACGCACAACACCCAATTTCGGTATCAGCGTGGTGAAGGCGTAATCGCCGACCTTCGCCTTTGCATTGGATACGGCATTGATGAAGGTCGATTTGCCAGCATTGGGCAGGCCAACAAGCCCCACGTCGGCGAGCAGCTTCAGCCGCAGCCAAACCCACATCTCTTCGCCCGGCTCACCTGGCTGATGCTGGCGCGGTGCACGGTTGGTCGCACTTTTGTAACTGGCGTTTCCCCGTCCGCCCAAGCCGCCTTCCAGAAAAACGATTTCCTGACCAATCTCCGTGAAGTCAGCGAGAATCTCTTCCTTGTCATCCGACAGAACTTGCGTGCCGACAGGCACTTCAATCACCAGGTCGGGTGCGCCCGCGCCAGTGCGATCCTTACCTTGCCCGTGCATCCCGCGTTTAGCCTTGAAATGCTGCGTGTAACGGAAATCGATCAGCGTATTGAGCCCGGCCACAGCCTTAAAAACGATGTCACCGCCCTTGCCGCCGTTTCCACCATCCGGGCCGCCATATTCGATATATTTCTCACGGCGAAAACTGACGGCCCCAGGGCCGCCAGCGCCGGATTTGAGATAGATCTTGGCTTGGTCGAGAAAATGCATGGGCGCTACCTATGCATTTCCTCGAAAAAAGCGAGCGTTTTAGAAGTCCGCCCGAATGCCGATTGCCGCGCTACGACCAGGGGAGACAAAGCTGAAGACCTGCTCATATGCTTCATCGAGCAGGTTTTCGACCCGCCCAAAGAGACGCAAGCGTTCTGTCAGCCGAACCTCGCCGTTGAAATTGATCAAGGTGTAGCTGTCCAGCCGCTCAATCAAAGGAATGAAGCTTGGGTCAGTAAAGGCAACGTCATCGGTCGCACCATTGTACCGCACAATCAGCGTGGCATTTGCCGCACCGTCAGGCGCTGTCCAGTTAAGCGCGGCAGAGGCGATATTGCCCGGCCGACGCACCTCTTCCACACCATCTTCCTTCGCATCGAGCCAGCTATAGGCTGCATCAAATGTGATCTGATCGTTCAGTTGAGCTTTCGCACTTAATTCAACGCCTTGCTGCTTGGACAGCGTGTCGCGATTGGCTGGGGTGGCGATGAAATCTGGAGCGGGAAATGTTGTGAAGATCTCGTCCTTCAAGCGGCTGTCGAAATAGGTCACAGACAAAGTGATGGCACCTTCAGCCAGAAGTTGATCAATACCGACTTCCCAGCTCTCTGACCTCTCCGGCGACAGATCCGCATTGCCGATGAAACGCCCATCGAAGAACCCGAATAGCTCGAAGAACCCCGGGTTCTTGATACCCGTGCCGTAGCTTACCCGCAGACGCGTATGTTCACTCGCATCGATGCCTGCACCAATACGAAACGTCGTTTCGTCAGCAAATCGATCATTGATGTCGTGCCGAGCGGCGGCTGAGAAATCGAAACGCTCAAACGCAAAGCGATATTCGCCCGCAATCCCGACATTCTCGATCGAACGGCGTCCGGTAAACGCAAAATCGAACGGATCGTCATTGCGAAACCGTTCGCGCTCCCAATCTGCGGCGAAGGTCAGTTGGTGTTCATTGCCGTATGAACCAAGGCCGAGAGAAGAGACATAGGATGCCTTGAGTCTATCGCCGTCGCTTCCTGACGTCCTTCCAAAGGGCCCGAAGGTGTCGCGAGCTATGTCCGCAACTTGGACGGATAGGTCGTTCATCCAATCGCCGCGCATGGTTTCCAATCGTGCGCCAACCAGCGCATAAACCGCTTCATTCTCGAACCGGGTATCCGGGCTGTCGATCACAAAGCCAAATGTCGGGCTGGTTGGATCGAAATCGGTGTCGTTGAAATCGCCTTCGGTACGAACGAAACGCCCGACAGCGCGTAAGGTAAGGTCAGGAGCAACATCGACCGAGCTATTGCCGGAAAGCGTGTAGCTGTCGCGCCCGATATCGCGTGCGCCATTGCGGGCATTTGGTTCGCCATCGCTGCTTACAACCAAGCCGGATAGTGATGCATTCCAACGATCACCGCGCGTACCGACGCGTGCTGCGCCGTTGAATGTGCTGTCCGAACCACCCTCAATCCAGGCTGAAGCGCCTTCAAACTGGCCGCTGCCGTATGCAACCACACCTCCAATCGCATCAGATCCATAGAGCGCCGATTGCGGACCGCGCAGCACTTCGATGCGGCTACCAATCTCAGCTTGAAGTGTGCCGACGTCGAACTCACCAGCGAAGGGGTCAGAGACTTCGATCCCATCAACCAGCACCATGACGTGGTTGGCTTCCGAACCGCGCAAGCGGAGCTGGGTCTGGCCCGCAACACTGGCAACCGCCATGCTCGGCACGTCGCGCAGTACATCAGCCACATCACGAACCTGACGCTGTTCAATCTGCAACGGGGTCAGGACAGTCGAGGACCCGATATAGCTCTCAGTCGTAATCTCATCGTCAGACCGTGTGGCTACAATAAGGATGTTGGCCGGAACTGGCTCTGCAAGTACAAGCTCAACCGCTTTCCCATCGACCTCTGCATCAGGAGAACCAGCGTCCTGCGCCAAAGCAGGCGCAGCTAGAGTCAACGCCGCGCCTCCTAAGGCAGAAATCAAACTTCGTATTCTCATCAATAAACTCCCGTTCCAAAGCGACGGGCCTCGCGAGCAAGGCTCGCGGGGTCCCGGAATCGTCGCTCTGAACGAAAGTCCTTCCGCGCCTGGCCAATCCCTGAGCCGGGCAAAGAGCGACGCGCTCCGGTCGGTCTCCTGGCTCACGGGTCAGTGCCTCTGCTTCCCCTTCCCAGACCACCTCGGATCCAGTGGGTGCGCCGTACCTATGGCGCGCGAAACAGATGCTCACCGCTTACAGTTGCAGGGACAGCTGCGGAATTGGGCGTCTTGCCCTCACCGCATTCCCGTTACCGGTTCGCTGGCCTTGCAGTAGATAGCAAAAGGGCGCGGTGCAAGCTCACACCACGCCCCTTTGAAGACCCAGGATGGATCAGTTACTCTGTGCGGTCTCGTTTGGCTGGGGGCCATAATTGGCCTCCATCGTCACCGGACTTCTATTTGGCCCATACTGCGCTTCCCAAGCTGCCAAATCTACACGGTATTTCTCATAGGCGGAGAAGAATTCTTCATACACCGCCTCCATGCGCGGGAGTGCTGATTCCGTGAATATGTGTAGCTGACCCGACGGGACATTGACGATTTCCTGGCCAATCTCGTGTGCAACATCACAGAACGCCGGAAGTGCAGGAGGTAACGCGAAGTAATTATATACACGCGTCATGTAGGCGTCCTGCGCATCGCGATAGCGGCGTCCGTGCTCTGCGCGATACTGCGAAGCAAGGTCCCGATTGGTTCGCGACAATTGACGACGATGCTTCTGCAGGAATGCGCGATAATTATCTGCAAGCGAAATGTGCTCATTGCTGCGACAATTTAGTGCAGCAACGTTCAGGCCAGAACGCACATTCCAAAGCTTTTGCTCATCGGAAATACCGTAATTCACAGTCTGGCGTACGCCATTTTCCGCTATTTGCGGAACGGCCATCGTGGCAAATGCGCCTGCCGGCGCGGTTGGGCGTGGTGGGATCACGATCTTGGGTGGCGGCGGCGGCGGCGCATAAACAACTGGCGGCGGCGGCGGAGCCGAAGATCCGCAAGCTGCCACGGCTGCGCTAACCACCACAACGGCAACAATTTTGAGTTTTCCAACGCCCGACTGGCTCATTTCACGCGTCCCTCTCGTTTCACTCTCTGGGAGAATACGAAGCATATCCCTAACTTCGCCTGAATCCCGAAAGTTAATCTTTGGGTAGGTCTACCGCCGAATTTGCCCAAAGAAAATGCCCGAGATGCTCAGTGCACCTCGGGCATCGGTGAATTGACTCGTTTCTGCGACCAGATGCTATTGCAGCGAATTGGTCCGAGCGATGTCGTTACTCCTGCGATCCCATAAACGAGAGCAGGAACTGGAACATGTTGATGAAGTCCAGATACAGGCTCAGTGCGCCCAGGATTACGGCCTTGCCCGCGAACTCGGTGCCGCGCAGATAAGCATATTCCTGTTTCAGGCGTTGCGTGTCGTAAGCGGTAAGACCCGCAAAGATCAGCACACCAATGAAGCTGACCGCCCACATCAGTGCCGGCGACTGTAGCCAGATGTTGAGCAGCATTGCAACAAGCAGCCCAACAACACCCATGATCAGGAAGCTGCCCCAGCCTGAGAGATCTTTTTTGGTGGTATAGCCGAACAGGCTAAGCCCGGCGAAAGCCGCAGAGGTGGCAAAGAATGTCGTCGCAATCGATTCGCCCGTAAAACGGAGGAAGATGAACGACATCGAAAGCCCCATCAGCGTCGCAAACGCCCAGAACATCAGCTGCAAAGTGCCTTTGCTAAAGCGATTGCGGCCAAAGCTCATCGCAAACACAATCGCCAATGGCGAAAGGGCAACGATCCACATCAGCGGACCTCCGACAAGGCTGTAGACCAGGCCCGAGTTAAAGGTAAGCAGCGCCACAACACCCGTCAGCAAAATGCCCGAGGTCATGTAATTATAGATCGAGAGCATGTGCTTGCGCAGGCCGGCATCAAACACTGTCCCTGAGCGCGGTACGGACGCGCCGGTAAAGGCGGCCTCCTGCTGCTCCATGCTCCGGGGTTCGTTCCAATCAGCCATGGTAGTTGTAACTCCAATAGTAAAACGGGCGCACATCTAGCGCCATCACGGTAGAATATCGTGCTTTTGCGAGTGATTTTCAAGGAAAACCGGATTGCAAAGGATGCAACAGGTTAAGCCTGCTTCCCGGCCAATCTGGACAACTCAAGACCGCGATCGGCCGTAGCACGCAGAGTCTCTAAAAGAAGCAATTTCAATGCCTTGCCTTCATCCAGCACATTCAATCCCTCACGCGTCATTCCGCCAGGACTGGCGACTCTTGCTGCCAGCTCGGCGGGGGAAAAGTCTGAATGCGCTGCGAGTGCGCCGGCACCATCGACCATCGAGGTCGCAAGCCTGACTGACATGTCGGCCGGCAGCCCGAGTTCGCATGCAGCATCCGCCAGCGCATCGATAAATCGGTAAACAAAGCCGGGTCCCGAACCTGCAAGCGCGGTGGCTAAGTCAAAAAGGCTCTCGTCGTCTAGCCATTCCGCGCTGCCCAGCATGCTCGCCAGCTCGGTCACTGCCCGACGATCAGCCTCGGCAAGCTCGCTTGCAGCGAGCACATTTGGTGATTTGCCCAGCGCCACCGCCAGATTGGGCATGAACCGCACATGGGCCTTCGCATGTGGAAACGCTGCCTCCAACTGATCAAGCGTGATGCCTGCCAAGACCGACAAAACCATCGTGCCCGGGCCAACAATATCCTGCATGTTGGGCGCGATATCGCCAAGCATGTGTGGCTTGAAACCGAGGACTACGGCGTCAAAGCCAGCTTTTGGCGGCTCAGTGGTTAGTGAAACGCCTGGCGCAGTATCCTTGGGTCGTGGATTGTACGCTGCGATATCTCCAGCATCCATCCCCGCGCGAAGCCAGCCTTCGACCATGGCAGCCGTCATCTTGCCATATCCGTAGATAAGTATTTTCATCGGCTGTCTTCTACATCAGCCGCCGGCTCGCTCAAGGCTGCGCGGAATTCAGGCTTCACCCAACGCATCAACCATCGCGCTTTCCAATGCACTGCGTGGGCTTTTGTCGCCCCATAACACGAACTGGAATGCTGGATAGAAGCGATCGCATTCATCAATCGCGGTTTCGATCAGCGCCTGCGCTTGCTGGATGCTCAGCAGCCCCTCATCGCCCAGCAACGCACCGTGACGATAAAGCAGCACGCTGCCATTCGACCAGATATCGAAATGGCCGAGCCACATCTGTTCATTGACCATGGCGAGCAATTCATATGCGTTCTGACGTTTCTCATCGGTGACACGAATATCGGGCAGGCAAATCAACTGCAGCACATTATCCTGGCTGCGCCAGATCGCCTTGATCTGGTACTTCGCCCAGCTGCCCTGCACTTCGCCAGCAACTTCTTCATCACTAATAATCTCGCATGCCCAACCGCGCGCGTCGAACAATGCGGCGAGCATCTCTACCGGAGCGGCATCATCGTTGCTGCCATAATCAACTTCGCGCGGTCTCATGCTTGGGGGCTTTCAATTCGCATTTGACGCTGATTGCCCTCGACACCGCGGTTAACGCAATGGTGACCATGACTACTGCTGGGGAGAAACCAATTCGCTTGTTCAAAGCCTGTGCACAGAAAGCTGTGGAGCTTTAATAAACTATTGTATTATATTAATTTCTTCACCTTCAGGACTGGTGTAGGAGAAGCTGTCAAAGCCTTGGCGCCGCAACTCACGCACAAGTTCGCGCGCATCATCACGTGTGTCGAAAGGGCCCGTGAGCAAACGGTTCGCCTGTCCCCAGCGTGTTGTGTAGGCCTCTCGCCCATCGAGCAATTCCGGCGCACGACTCATCATGCGGCGCCAATCGAACTGCAAGCGCGAGATATCGCGACCTGTCGCCATTTGCACCCAGTGTCGGCTGGGATTCTGGGGAGGCTCAGGCTCTGAGCGCTCCCGGGGAATTTCGATCGAAGATATATCTACTGCGCCGCTCGCGGTCGTCGTTTCGGGTAGTTCATCCGGCGCAATCAGACCAGAGAACGCATCGGCAACTGTCGCCTGCTCGCGCGCCACTTGTGCCAACCTGCTCTCCCCTGCGGGTCCAGGCGGTGTGTTGTCGACCCGCGGCCCCAACGGAGTGCCGCGCGGCGCAAGACGTTCGTCAGCGCGCGCTACTCGCGCATCTTGAGTTCGCCCTAGTGTAGCCATCCGGGGATCATCACGACCGATCTCTGCTGCTCGCGGGAAAACTCCAAGATTCGCTGCAGCTGCTTGTTGCGCCTTGGTTAGGCGGGGCATGTATTCGAGATAGGGGACCATTCTGCTTGCCAGATCGCGTGGAAGCAGGCGCGTTGCAAGCGATCCCGCTGCATCAGTATCGCCCAAGATCGCAAGTCCGAAGGCACGCGCACGAAAAGCTGCCATGTCAGTCTGTTCAAGCATCGGACGCAGCGTAGATTCGAATTCCTCGCGCTGGCCCGATATGGCCAGGCTAATAGCCAGCCGACGGGAAATTTCGTTACTGGGCTCACGCGCAAGCACCGTGCGATAGCTCTGCTGCGCAAGCTCATTATTTCCTACCAGATCTTGCGCCAGTCCCCAGTCACCCAGAATGGGCTCTACGGAGGCGCCCGCTTGTTCGGCTTCGGAGAACATTTGCAGCGCCAAGACAGGCTGCTTCGTACGGAGATACACCGAAGCTAGCCCCAACTTGGCTGAGGCGGACCCTGAATCAAGCTGAAGCGCACGCGCGAAGAACCCCTCGGCCGCGCTATAATCACCGACCGCAAGCGAGGCATCACCGGCTTCCACCAGCGCGCTGACGCTTTGTGGATTGCGCGCCAACTGCTGCAATGCGGTACGTAATTGTTCGACCTCTTCAGAGGGGAGTGCCTGACGGACCTCGCGCGAGGTCGAATCCTGTCCGTATACAGGCTTCAACCCCAGCATGCTTGCGCCAGCCATGGACGCAACAATCAGAGTGCGAAGATCAGCTCGGGCCATGAATACCATTACCGTTCATATCCAGGCGCCGATAGCGCCCAAGATGTGAACCTTGCACGAATGGTGCGATGGAGCGTGCGAGATTACTGGTTATTCTGACGTCCAAGGAAACGTGGGATGCTGAGCGATGAGCCGTCGTCATCGCCATCATCCTCGTCCTCGTCATCCTCGTCACTGCTTGAGGCACCGCGCGAAAGATTGGCCATCCGTTCGAACAAAGTGCTGCCGCCACCGCTGGAAGGAGCCGTTTCGCCTCCCCCAGAACCAGCAGAGGCGCCAGAACCACTCGAAGCGCCAGAGCCACCGCCAAGCAGGGAACGACGGCGGCCGCCTTCGCCCGACTCTTCGGCGGCAGGTTCTTCTTCGCTCTCTACTGGTTCCGATCCAGACGCCAGATCCAATGGCTGATGGTCTGCATAGGGGTCGTTCTCTTCGTTGCGCATTCCCGCGAGAGGATCGACTATGCCATCGACATCGTCATCTTCTTCATTTTCGCCCATATCGTCACCGACCTGCATTCCAGACAGGTCGAAGGGCTCGACAGCGGGTTCTTCCTCATCTGTCCCTGCCGTTTCTGACATGGGTTCTGATTCCGGCTCGTCCTGCGCTTCGAATGCAGGCTCTTGCTCGGCCACCGGCTCCTCTGGCGCTTCCATCGCCAGTTCCAGCGGTTCATCGACCACCGCCTCTTCGACGGGCTCCGCCATCTCTTCCGACAAAGCGATTACCGGCCGCTTTGGTGGACGAGAAGCACTGAGGTTGATTGGCGCGCTTTCAGTCTTCGCTGGCATCGCGCTTTGATCAATGCCCGTCGCGACAACCGACACGCGGATCTTGCCGTCAAGATCCGGATTGAATGCCGAACCCCAAATGATGTTGGCATCCTCATCCACCAGCTCGCGAATGTGATTGGCTGCCTCATCGACCTCAAGCAGCTTCATGTCTTCGCCACCGATGATCGAGATGATAACGCCTTTCGCGCCTTGCATGCTCACACCGTCAAGGAGCGGGTTGGCAATTGCACGCTCAGCCGCATCCAGCGCACGACTTTCACCTTCGGCCTCGCCCGTACCCATCATCGCCTTGCCCATTTCGCTCATAACAGAGCGAACGTCAGCAAAGTCGAGATTGATCAGGCCGGGCATGACCATCAGGTCAGTGATTGAACGTACGCCCTGCTGCAGAACTTCATCGGCCAGCTCAAAGGCTTCCTTGAAAGTCGTCTCGGCCTTGGCAATCAGGAACAAATTCTGGTTCGGAATAACGATCAGCGTATCGACATGCTTTTGCAACTCTTCGATGCCCGCTTCAGCGGCACGCATACGGCGCGTTCCTTCGAACAGGAACGGTTTAGTCACCACGCCAACTGTCAGCACACCCTTGCGGCGGGCGGCCTCTGCGATCACCGGTGCTGCCCCTGTGCCTGTACCGCCGCCCATACCGGCTGCGATGAAAACCATGTTCACGCCTTCAAGCGCGTCTTCAATTTC
The Altererythrobacter ishigakiensis genome window above contains:
- the ftsZ gene encoding cell division protein FtsZ, translated to MSINIGPATSEDHRPRITVVGIGGAGGNAIANMIESEIEGVDFIVANTDAQALSMSKADAKIQLGPDITGGLGAGARPEVGKAAAEETVKEIEDALEGVNMVFIAAGMGGGTGTGAAPVIAEAARRKGVLTVGVVTKPFLFEGTRRMRAAEAGIEELQKHVDTLIVIPNQNLFLIAKAETTFKEAFELADEVLQQGVRSITDLMVMPGLINLDFADVRSVMSEMGKAMMGTGEAEGESRALDAAERAIANPLLDGVSMQGAKGVIISIIGGEDMKLLEVDEAANHIRELVDEDANIIWGSAFNPDLDGKIRVSVVATGIDQSAMPAKTESAPINLSASRPPKRPVIALSEEMAEPVEEAVVDEPLELAMEAPEEPVAEQEPAFEAQDEPESEPMSETAGTDEEEPAVEPFDLSGMQVGDDMGENEEDDDVDGIVDPLAGMRNEENDPYADHQPLDLASGSEPVESEEEPAAEESGEGGRRRSLLGGGSGASSGSGASAGSGGGETAPSSGGGSTLFERMANLSRGASSSDEDDEDEDDGDDDGSSLSIPRFLGRQNNQ
- a CDS encoding SPOR domain-containing protein; translated protein: MAGASMLGLKPVYGQDSTSREVRQALPSEEVEQLRTALQQLARNPQSVSALVEAGDASLAVGDYSAAEGFFARALQLDSGSASAKLGLASVYLRTKQPVLALQMFSEAEQAGASVEPILGDWGLAQDLVGNNELAQQSYRTVLAREPSNEISRRLAISLAISGQREEFESTLRPMLEQTDMAAFRARAFGLAILGDTDAAGSLATRLLPRDLASRMVPYLEYMPRLTKAQQAAAANLGVFPRAAEIGRDDPRMATLGRTQDARVARADERLAPRGTPLGPRVDNTPPGPAGESRLAQVAREQATVADAFSGLIAPDELPETTTASGAVDISSIEIPRERSEPEPPQNPSRHWVQMATGRDISRLQFDWRRMMSRAPELLDGREAYTTRWGQANRLLTGPFDTRDDARELVRELRRQGFDSFSYTSPEGEEINIIQ